In Lacibacter sp. H407, the genomic window ACCTGATGATCGATTTCCTCAAAAAAAGTTAAGGAGAAACCAAGATGCAAAGCAACCAAATGATTCCTGATACCGACTTAATTAGTGGATGCATTTCCGGCGACCGTCGCATGCAGAAAGCTCTGTACGACAAATATGCCGGTAAAATGTACGCCGTTTGCCTCCGCTACATGGGCAATGCCGATGATGCACAGGATATATTACAGGAAGGATTTGTGAAGATCTTTAAAAACCTGGAACGTTTCAGAGGCGAGGGATCATTTGAAGGATGGGTACGACGCATTTTTGTAAATACCGCAATTGAACAGATCCGTAAAAAGAAAACCGACTTATCATTAACAGAGAAAGAAGAAAGTATTGAATACAAATCCGTTTCGGCGATTGAAAACATCAACGAAAAGGATTTGCTCAGGATCATTAAAGACTTATCACCCGGCTACAGAAGCGTGTTTAACCTTTATGTAGTTGAAGGATACAGTCACAAAGAAATTGGCGAATTACTGGGCATCAGCGAAGGCACCAGCAAATCGCAATTGGCAAGAGCAAGAATGATCTTGCAGGATAAAATTAAACGCTGAGCTAAATAAATCATGAACGACTCCACTCTTCAACAATTACTTCTGCAAACAGAAGTTGCCCCACCGGAAATGGTTTGGGAGAAGATTGCTGTTGATCTTGATGAACTGGAAGCAGATAAACCTTTGCAACAACAGGTGCTGCAATTGGAAGAAGAAGCCCCTTCATTTGTTTGGGAACAATTACAACCTGCGTTAGACGATCTCTCGATTCAACAAAAAATAAACTCGGTCGAAGAAATTGTTCCTGCTAGTGCATGGGAGCAAATTGAACAACAGTTGAATATTGAACAGAATGATGCATACGTTGCTGCAACCTTGCAATCAACTGAAGTAACACCTCCTGCTGATGCATGGAGTTTCATTGAAGCTTCACTTGAAGAAAGCGGAGCCAAAGTAATTTCCATCAACAGAAATTCTACAAAACGTTTCTATCGCATGGCGGCAGCTGCGGCTGTTTTTGGTATTCTTGCATGGGGTGGTTACCGTTTGCTCAATAATAATTCAACTGAACAATCTGCTCCAATTGCTTCTGTACAGGAATCTGCAACACCCAGTGTAGTAATTCCGGTTCCTGCTCAACAAGACAGTATTGAGGATGATGTGCAACCAGATGTTACACCTACCCGTGTTCAAATTAAAGAACGTATCAAGCAAAAACTGAAACTCAACGACGCCGTTGCATATATTGAAACCCCGGATCATAGTTTGGAAAATCACGTTCCATACCAGGGCATTCATCATCAAAAACAACTTGTACCACAGGAAACAAATGGTTTTTCTGAAAGTCAGTATTACATGTTGCTGAACGATAACGGAGAACTGGTACGTGTTTCCAAAAAAATCACCGATCTGAAATGTGTGGCTGTTTCCAATTCTACAACAGCTACCGCACAGGAGTTAAAAGATTGCAACGAACAGTTGAAGCGCTGGCGTGAAAAAATGGCCATGGCGGCTGCTTTTTCTGCATCTGCCGGCGACATTGATCTCAACCAGCTCAGCAACAGTATTTCTGATCAGCAATAATATTCTTACTCACCGCTTACCTTTTCACTATGTCACGCATCCGAATCACACCCCCCTCCTCTTTTTCGTTTACAGCAACAATCCCAGTTCGTATTACCGATCTTAATTACGGGAATCATGTTGGCAACGATGCTGTACTTTCTATTATTCATGAAGCAAGAATGCAGTTTCTTACTCATCATGGCTTTACTGAACTCGATTGCGGAGGTGTAGGTTTAATCATGAGCGATGTGGGTATTGAGTTTAAGAAAGAAGTTTTTTATGGTGATGTGCTGGAGATCAATGTGGCAGCAACCAATTTCAGCAGCGTTGGATTCGACCTGTATTATCAACTGCTGAAAACAGATCAAACAATTGTAGCAGCAGCCAAAACAGGAATGATCTGTTATAACTATGCTCTAAAGAAAATTACACAAGTACCCGTGATTGTGAAAGAGAAGCTGGGAGGAAGAGAATAGGAAATCGTTGATCGGCAATTAGCAATAGGTTAATCCGTATTCAAGTGATCGAAGCAGGTTACTTCATTAATTTAATTTCATTAAGCAACGATGCTGCATAACTGCTGCTAAGCTTTACCAGTTCATTATACTTCTGTACTGCGTCTGCTTTTTTATTTTGTTTTACATGGCACATGCCAATGTAATAAACCGTTGTTTCAAATCCCGGTTTTAATTCATTTGCTTTATTTAACCGAACTAATGCTTCATCAATTCTGTTCATTGAAAAAAGAGAAAAACCAAGCTCTGAATACGAAAGATAATTCTGCTCTTCAAAACCAATTGCCTTTTGCAAATACGGAACAGCTTCGTTGAATTGACCAAGATCGTTATAGCACCATCCGATCCTGTAATGAATTTTTGATTCTGTACTATCTAATGAAAGGGCTTTCAAAAAATCAGCCAAGGCAAGCGCCGTTTTCTTTTGGGCATCTTTATACAGATCGCCTCTTGCTATATAAACTTTATCATAAGAAGCATTTTGTTTGATCACCTGGTTAAAGTCAGCAAGCGCTTCGTTTACCTTACCCAATTTGTATTTTGCAAAACCGGCTTCATAAATAATGCGAAAATTTGTAGGATCGAGTTTGCGTGCATTCGTTAATGCAACAAGCGCTGAATCGTATTGCTCCAGTTCATTGTAACACCAACCTAATTCATAATGAGCGGCTGCCATCGTTGGCTTCTTTTCGATCATTTGTTTGAAAAGAGTAAGAGCAGCTTCGCATTTACCCTCCCTGCGGAGCTTGCGTGCTTCTTGGTATAACTCGTCTGTTTTATCAGCCTGCGCTGTTGCTGTAAAAAACCCTGCTGCCAGGAAGATCAATATGAGAAACTTTTTGGACATTGTATTGTGTTCACAAATCATAATCAGGAAAATCCTAACAACTTCATC contains:
- a CDS encoding RNA polymerase sigma factor, with translation MIPDTDLISGCISGDRRMQKALYDKYAGKMYAVCLRYMGNADDAQDILQEGFVKIFKNLERFRGEGSFEGWVRRIFVNTAIEQIRKKKTDLSLTEKEESIEYKSVSAIENINEKDLLRIIKDLSPGYRSVFNLYVVEGYSHKEIGELLGISEGTSKSQLARARMILQDKIKR
- a CDS encoding acyl-CoA thioesterase — its product is MSRIRITPPSSFSFTATIPVRITDLNYGNHVGNDAVLSIIHEARMQFLTHHGFTELDCGGVGLIMSDVGIEFKKEVFYGDVLEINVAATNFSSVGFDLYYQLLKTDQTIVAAAKTGMICYNYALKKITQVPVIVKEKLGGRE
- a CDS encoding tetratricopeptide repeat protein, giving the protein MSKKFLILIFLAAGFFTATAQADKTDELYQEARKLRREGKCEAALTLFKQMIEKKPTMAAAHYELGWCYNELEQYDSALVALTNARKLDPTNFRIIYEAGFAKYKLGKVNEALADFNQVIKQNASYDKVYIARGDLYKDAQKKTALALADFLKALSLDSTESKIHYRIGWCYNDLGQFNEAVPYLQKAIGFEEQNYLSYSELGFSLFSMNRIDEALVRLNKANELKPGFETTVYYIGMCHVKQNKKADAVQKYNELVKLSSSYAASLLNEIKLMK